In Gammaproteobacteria bacterium, one DNA window encodes the following:
- a CDS encoding tetratricopeptide repeat protein, producing MDVTQVIEWLYEHKDAIASIGLIVSGIWAVWVWKKKGGNSSTGIQNQNPPNSGKQINAPVTVNGHATVNQQFGETHHHGLSFDDAMKLAEKLAAEKGEEDAQFIKSLQETIQALTLVNTKKYDIKQAFELLDQGDTTQAETIFAGVAAEARQAGKEASISEAEALRHLGSLAFLHDTQKAFAAYKRSTELDPENLEGWNMLGLLYQRIGELEDAENAYKRVQKLSLLKLNREGEAVAYGNLGTIYRIRGKLDRAIEYYEQALVIHKELEHKEGMANDYGGLGVVYRIRGELDRAVEYHEKALAIDEKLGRKEGISSSYTNLGIIYQIRGDFDRATKYHEKALAIDEELGHKEGMANNYGNLGLIYRTCGKLKHAIEYHEKALTIFKELSDKEGMANNYGGLGNVYQLYGELNHAIEFYEKALAINKELGNKQGIATNYGSLGIVFQALGNFDRSIEYHEQALTFNEELGHKEGVASNYGNLGIIYQTQRDLDRAAVYFGLALAIFKEMGNKEGMANTYGNLGSVYQTIGELGRAIEFYEKAQVIDKELGNMQGMAITSCNLGLIYQTQGELDRAVDYWKQSLVLFQQLDIKDKIALIQSWIDKAGQKDSS from the coding sequence ATGGATGTTACTCAAGTCATCGAATGGTTGTATGAACATAAAGACGCCATCGCTTCCATCGGTCTTATAGTCAGTGGAATATGGGCTGTTTGGGTTTGGAAGAAAAAAGGCGGCAATTCATCGACAGGAATCCAGAATCAGAACCCGCCAAATTCGGGAAAGCAAATTAACGCACCCGTTACGGTAAATGGTCATGCGACGGTTAATCAGCAATTTGGCGAAACTCATCATCATGGATTAAGCTTTGACGATGCGATGAAACTGGCCGAGAAGCTGGCTGCCGAGAAGGGCGAAGAAGATGCCCAGTTCATCAAATCGTTACAGGAAACGATCCAAGCACTGACCTTGGTTAACACCAAAAAATACGATATTAAACAAGCATTCGAGCTGTTAGATCAAGGCGATACCACTCAGGCGGAAACCATCTTTGCCGGTGTGGCTGCGGAAGCGAGACAAGCAGGCAAAGAGGCAAGCATCAGTGAAGCCGAGGCATTGCGTCATTTAGGCTCGCTGGCTTTCTTGCACGACACGCAGAAAGCCTTTGCTGCCTACAAACGCAGCACTGAGCTCGATCCGGAGAATCTGGAAGGTTGGAATATGCTCGGTCTTCTCTATCAAAGAATCGGTGAGCTTGAGGATGCTGAGAATGCCTATAAGAGAGTTCAAAAACTATCCTTGCTGAAACTAAACCGCGAAGGTGAGGCTGTTGCCTACGGCAACCTGGGAACCATCTACCGGATCCGCGGAAAACTTGACCGCGCCATCGAATACTATGAACAAGCATTGGTAATCCACAAGGAGCTGGAACATAAGGAAGGCATGGCGAACGACTACGGCGGTTTAGGTGTTGTCTACCGGATCCGTGGTGAACTCGACCGCGCCGTCGAGTATCATGAGAAAGCGCTGGCGATTGATGAGAAGCTGGGGCGTAAGGAAGGCATATCTAGCTCCTATACCAACCTAGGAATCATCTATCAAATCCGCGGCGATTTCGACCGAGCCACCAAGTATCATGAGAAAGCGTTGGCGATCGATGAGGAATTGGGGCACAAAGAAGGCATGGCCAATAATTACGGCAACCTGGGACTCATCTATCGGACTTGTGGAAAACTCAAGCACGCCATCGAGTACCATGAAAAAGCGCTGACGATCTTCAAAGAGCTGAGTGACAAAGAAGGCATGGCCAATAACTACGGAGGCTTGGGTAATGTTTACCAGCTCTATGGAGAGCTCAATCACGCTATCGAATTTTATGAAAAAGCGCTTGCGATCAACAAGGAGTTGGGAAATAAGCAAGGTATAGCTACTAACTACGGTAGCTTGGGGATCGTCTTCCAGGCTCTAGGTAATTTCGATCGTTCTATCGAATACCATGAGCAAGCGCTCACGTTCAACGAGGAACTGGGGCATAAGGAAGGCGTGGCCAGCAACTACGGCAACCTGGGGATAATCTACCAAACCCAAAGAGATCTGGATCGCGCCGCCGTATACTTTGGGCTAGCGTTGGCGATCTTCAAAGAGATGGGAAACAAAGAAGGTATGGCCAATACTTACGGCAATTTGGGAAGTGTCTACCAGACCATAGGCGAGTTGGGTCGTGCCATCGAGTTTTATGAAAAAGCGCAGGTGATCGACAAAGAGCTGGGAAATATGCAAGGTATGGCCATAACTAGCTGCAACCTGGGGCTCATTTACCAAACCCAAGGCGAATTAGATCGTGCCGTCGACTATTGGAAGCAATCTCTGGTGCTATTTCAGCAACTGGATATTAAAGACAAAATAGCGCTGATACAGTCCTGGATCGATAAGGCTGGGCAAAAAGATTCCAGTTAA
- the gcvT gene encoding glycine cleavage system aminomethyltransferase GcvT: MTPLNQAHRDMNAKMVDFGGWDMPLHYGSQLDEHHKVRQDAGMFDVSHMLPVDVKGTDVRGFLRRLVANNVDKLTVSGKALYSCMLTPQGGIIDDLIIYFLSEDWFRIVVNAGTADKDLAWMLKQRDALAPSLEITPRRDLAMVAVQGPNARTKVWQVIPNSQAATEELKPFQSAIVGDYFIARTGYTGEDGFEIMLPAANATAFWNALCDVRVAPAGLGARDTLRLEAGMNLYGQDMDETQNPLESGLAWTVDLKSERDFIGKQALLDTKVAQQLVGLVLIDRGVLRSHQEVIGEKDGVEYKGEITSGGFSPTMNQSIALARIPVQIAVGDEVSVVVRDKKLRAKVVKYPFVRNGKVLV, from the coding sequence ATGACACCCCTGAATCAAGCCCACCGCGACATGAACGCCAAAATGGTCGATTTCGGCGGCTGGGATATGCCGTTGCATTACGGCTCGCAATTGGATGAACACCATAAAGTCCGCCAGGATGCCGGCATGTTCGACGTGTCGCACATGCTGCCGGTGGATGTCAAAGGCACCGATGTGCGCGGTTTTCTGCGCCGGCTGGTCGCCAATAATGTCGATAAGTTGACCGTTTCCGGCAAAGCGCTGTATTCCTGTATGCTGACCCCGCAGGGCGGCATCATCGACGATCTGATTATTTATTTCCTGTCGGAAGATTGGTTCCGTATCGTCGTCAACGCCGGTACCGCGGATAAAGATCTGGCCTGGATGCTGAAACAACGCGATGCGCTCGCGCCAAGTCTGGAGATTACGCCGCGCCGCGATCTGGCGATGGTTGCCGTGCAAGGCCCGAATGCGCGTACCAAAGTGTGGCAGGTGATCCCAAATTCGCAAGCGGCGACTGAAGAATTGAAACCGTTCCAATCCGCTATCGTCGGCGATTATTTCATCGCCCGCACGGGTTATACCGGCGAGGATGGCTTTGAAATCATGCTGCCCGCCGCGAATGCGACAGCATTCTGGAATGCGTTGTGTGACGTCAGGGTTGCACCGGCCGGGCTGGGCGCGCGCGATACGCTGCGTCTGGAAGCCGGAATGAATTTGTACGGTCAGGACATGGATGAAACGCAAAATCCGTTGGAATCCGGCTTGGCTTGGACGGTCGATTTGAAATCCGAGCGCGATTTCATCGGCAAGCAAGCGTTATTGGATACGAAGGTCGCGCAGCAACTGGTTGGATTGGTACTGATCGATCGCGGCGTATTACGCAGTCATCAGGAAGTGATCGGTGAAAAAGATGGCGTTGAGTATAAAGGCGAGATCACCAGTGGTGGTTTTTCGCCGACGATGAATCAGTCGATCGCATTGGCGCGTATTCCGGTACAGATCGCTGTGGGCGATGAAGTCAGCGTCGTTGTGCGCGATAAGAAGCTGCGCGCTAAAGTGGTAAAATACCCGTTCGTGCGTAACGGTAAAGTTTTGGTATAA
- the gcvH gene encoding glycine cleavage system protein GcvH yields the protein MSIPTNLKYSKSHEWVKSEADGTVTVGITHHAQELLGDMVFLELPDVGRKLKQKEECAVAESVKAAADVYSPISGEVIEVNSPLVDEPGKINEDAYSAWLFKMKPSNPAEIDAMLDAAAYTELVENEDH from the coding sequence ATGAGCATCCCAACAAATCTGAAATATAGTAAATCCCATGAGTGGGTGAAATCTGAAGCCGACGGCACGGTCACTGTTGGGATTACCCATCACGCGCAGGAATTGCTCGGCGACATGGTATTCCTCGAGTTACCGGACGTTGGCCGCAAATTGAAACAAAAAGAAGAATGTGCTGTTGCCGAATCCGTCAAAGCGGCCGCCGATGTGTATTCGCCCATCTCGGGTGAAGTGATCGAGGTTAATTCACCGTTGGTCGACGAGCCTGGAAAAATCAACGAAGACGCTTATTCCGCCTGGTTATTCAAAATGAAACCCAGCAATCCTGCGGAAATCGATGCGATGCTCGATGCGGCGGCTTACACCGAATTGGTAGAAAACGAAGATCACTAA
- the gcvPA gene encoding aminomethyl-transferring glycine dehydrogenase subunit GcvPA, translating to MPFIPHTEEDIAEMLASIGAKSIEDLFDEIPKELVSGKLTGVPAGLSELEITRLMMERANKDGFYQNYIGAGAYEHHIPAAVWQITTRGEFYSSYTPYQAEASQGTLQLLYEYQSMMASLTGMDVSNASMYDGATALAEAALMAVRSHKTSRKILIPRTVHPIYRQVVRAIVSNQKIEVVELPFDTKTGQIDPASLTKTDFGDFAALVIPQPNFFGVLEQVDALTDWAQSKNAFAIGVVNPTALALLKPPGEWGSKGADIAVGEGQPLGIPLSSGGPYFGFMACKSELVRQMPGRIIGRTTDLDGKEGFVLTLQAREQHIRRSKATSNICTNQGLMVTAATIYMSLIGPEGLRRIAAQSHASTLELVEQLEKISGVKRTFSTAAFHETALTLPKPTTDVLAKLKQKGILGGFDLGAHYPELGNALLVCVTETKTAADLQNYSAALKQVLA from the coding sequence ATGCCGTTTATTCCACATACCGAAGAAGATATCGCCGAGATGCTTGCCAGCATTGGCGCTAAATCCATTGAAGACTTGTTTGACGAAATTCCCAAGGAACTAGTCAGCGGAAAATTAACCGGTGTTCCAGCCGGTCTCAGCGAATTGGAAATCACCCGCCTGATGATGGAGCGTGCGAACAAGGATGGTTTCTACCAGAATTACATCGGCGCTGGCGCATACGAGCATCACATTCCGGCGGCGGTGTGGCAGATCACCACGCGCGGCGAATTTTATTCTTCGTATACGCCATATCAAGCGGAGGCCAGCCAAGGCACACTGCAATTGCTGTACGAATATCAATCGATGATGGCGTCGCTGACCGGCATGGATGTTTCCAACGCCAGTATGTACGACGGCGCCACCGCATTGGCTGAGGCAGCCTTGATGGCGGTGCGTTCACATAAAACTTCGCGCAAAATTTTGATTCCGAGAACCGTTCATCCCATCTACCGCCAAGTGGTGCGTGCGATTGTCAGCAACCAGAAGATCGAAGTGGTCGAATTGCCGTTCGATACCAAAACCGGCCAGATCGATCCGGCATCATTGACGAAAACGGATTTTGGCGATTTTGCCGCGCTGGTGATTCCGCAGCCGAATTTCTTCGGCGTGCTGGAACAAGTCGATGCGCTGACCGATTGGGCACAGAGCAAAAATGCGTTTGCCATCGGCGTGGTTAATCCTACCGCATTGGCATTGCTGAAACCGCCGGGAGAGTGGGGCAGCAAAGGTGCCGATATTGCGGTTGGCGAGGGCCAACCCTTAGGTATTCCGCTCTCCAGCGGCGGTCCGTACTTTGGTTTCATGGCGTGCAAAAGCGAGCTGGTGCGTCAAATGCCGGGCCGTATCATCGGCCGCACCACCGATCTGGACGGCAAAGAAGGTTTTGTGCTGACGCTGCAAGCGCGCGAACAGCATATCCGCCGCTCCAAAGCGACTTCCAATATTTGTACCAACCAAGGATTGATGGTGACGGCGGCGACAATTTACATGTCGCTGATCGGACCTGAAGGATTACGCCGCATTGCCGCGCAGTCGCACGCCAGCACATTGGAATTGGTCGAGCAACTGGAAAAAATCAGCGGCGTGAAAAGAACGTTCAGCACTGCTGCATTCCACGAAACCGCGTTGACGTTACCTAAACCTACTACGGACGTGCTGGCCAAGCTAAAACAAAAAGGCATTTTGGGCGGATTCGATTTGGGCGCGCACTATCCTGAACTGGGTAATGCGTTGCTGGTTTGCGTGACCGAGACCAAAACAGCCGCCGATCTGCAGAATTATTCTGCTGCTTTGAAACAAGTACTCGCTTAA
- the tpx gene encoding thiol peroxidase, with protein sequence MVTLKGKPIKLEGTFPKVGQKAPAFSLVNRDLEDVTLANFAGKKKVLNIVPSLDTPVCAISTRKFNQQASNMDNTVVLIIAADLPFAMTRFCDSEGLDKVVTLSTMRGANFMKDYGVYIADSAFGGITARAVIVLDESDTIIHAELVPEIANEPNYDAAMAALKK encoded by the coding sequence ATGGTTACTTTAAAAGGAAAGCCAATCAAATTGGAAGGCACGTTTCCTAAAGTCGGACAAAAAGCACCGGCTTTTTCATTGGTCAATCGCGATCTGGAAGACGTTACGCTGGCCAATTTTGCTGGCAAAAAGAAAGTGTTGAACATCGTGCCCAGTCTGGATACGCCGGTGTGTGCGATTTCCACGCGCAAATTCAATCAGCAAGCCAGCAATATGGACAACACCGTGGTGCTGATCATCGCCGCCGATTTACCGTTTGCGATGACCCGTTTCTGCGACTCCGAAGGACTGGATAAAGTCGTTACGTTGTCCACGATGCGCGGTGCGAATTTTATGAAAGATTACGGCGTTTATATCGCTGATAGCGCTTTTGGCGGTATCACGGCGCGTGCCGTGATCGTTCTGGATGAATCGGATACCATCATTCATGCCGAATTGGTTCCGGAAATCGCCAACGAACCTAACTACGATGCAGCAATGGCTGCTTTGAAGAAATAA
- the gcvPB gene encoding aminomethyl-transferring glycine dehydrogenase subunit GcvPB, translated as MLIFEHSRKGRRNYSQSPATPASKSAIPQNLLRKSKVLLPEVSEMDTVRHFTRLSQKNFSIDTEFYPLGSCTMKYNPRACNSLAMLPQFLSRHPAAPEDTGQGFLACMYELQEILKSVTGMAGVSLTPMAGAQGELIGVMMIRAYHEARGDFARTEIIVPDAAHGTNPATAVMCGFKVVEIATDKDGNVDLDALKAAVGPQTAGLMLTNPSTLGVFEKNVAEMSRVVHEAGGLLYYDGANLNAVLGKVKPGDMGFDVIHINLHKTFSTPHGGGGPGSAPVGVAERLLPFMPIPIVAKEGDSYRWLTEKDKPQSIGRLSAHMGNASVLLRAYIYVRLLGMQGMHRISEFATLNANYLMAELRKAGFEIAYPNRRASHEFIVTMKDIKDKTGVTAMNLAKRLLDKGYHAPTTYFPLLVPECLLIEPAETESKETLDAFVVSMKEILQEIESQPDMVKGAPHTMSVRKLDDVKAARELDLAWKPSA; from the coding sequence ATGCTGATATTCGAACACTCACGCAAAGGGCGGCGCAACTATTCGCAGTCGCCAGCAACACCGGCCAGTAAGTCCGCAATTCCGCAAAATCTGCTGCGTAAATCGAAAGTGTTGCTGCCGGAAGTTTCCGAGATGGATACGGTGCGCCATTTCACCCGCTTGTCGCAAAAGAATTTCTCGATTGATACCGAGTTTTATCCCTTGGGTTCATGCACGATGAAATACAATCCGCGCGCGTGTAATTCACTGGCGATGCTGCCGCAATTTTTGTCGCGCCACCCAGCGGCGCCGGAAGATACCGGACAAGGTTTCCTCGCGTGCATGTACGAATTGCAGGAGATTCTGAAATCGGTCACCGGCATGGCGGGTGTGAGCCTGACGCCGATGGCCGGGGCGCAAGGCGAATTGATCGGTGTCATGATGATCCGTGCGTATCACGAAGCGCGCGGCGATTTCGCCCGCACTGAAATTATCGTTCCGGATGCGGCGCATGGCACCAATCCGGCGACCGCGGTGATGTGCGGCTTCAAAGTGGTAGAGATCGCCACCGACAAGGACGGTAATGTGGATCTGGATGCGCTCAAGGCGGCCGTTGGTCCGCAAACAGCAGGACTGATGCTGACCAATCCGTCAACGCTGGGTGTGTTCGAGAAAAATGTCGCAGAAATGAGCCGCGTGGTGCATGAAGCCGGTGGACTGCTGTATTACGACGGTGCCAATTTGAATGCGGTACTGGGTAAAGTAAAACCGGGTGATATGGGGTTTGACGTGATTCATATCAATCTGCATAAAACCTTCTCAACACCGCATGGCGGCGGCGGTCCCGGTTCTGCACCGGTAGGTGTGGCTGAACGGTTGTTACCTTTCATGCCGATCCCGATTGTAGCCAAGGAAGGTGACAGCTACCGCTGGCTGACTGAAAAGGACAAGCCGCAATCGATCGGCCGTTTATCTGCGCATATGGGTAACGCCAGTGTGTTGCTGCGGGCTTATATTTATGTGCGTTTGCTCGGCATGCAAGGCATGCATCGCATTTCCGAATTTGCCACGTTGAATGCGAATTACCTGATGGCTGAGTTGCGTAAAGCGGGTTTTGAAATTGCATATCCGAATCGCCGCGCCAGTCACGAGTTCATCGTCACGATGAAGGATATCAAGGATAAAACCGGCGTAACAGCAATGAATCTGGCTAAGCGTTTGCTCGATAAAGGCTACCACGCGCCGACGACGTATTTCCCGTTGCTGGTGCCGGAATGTTTGCTGATTGAGCCGGCGGAGACGGAGTCGAAGGAAACGCTGGACGCATTTGTCGTATCGATGAAAGAAATTCTGCAAGAGATCGAGTCGCAACCGGATATGGTCAAAGGTGCGCCGCATACCATGTCGGTACGCAAGCTGGACGATGTCAAGGCTGCACGTGAATTGGATCTGGCGTGGAAACCGAGCGCTTGA
- a CDS encoding carbohydrate kinase family protein: MRTLICGSIAYDNIMVFPDHFQNHILPEKIHVLNVAFLVPEMRREFGGCAGNIAYNLKMLGGEPVMMATVGDDYAPYDARFKQLDLTQEHVRHVPDTFTAQAFITTDLADNQITAFHPGAMNFSHLNSVKETRDVRLGIIAPDGRDGMMQHAREFHEAGIPFVFDPGQGLPMYNGEELLDFINKADYIAVNDYEGEMLQDRTGRNLESLANNAKALIITLGAQGSLIYAGEKKYEIPCVKPKAIIDPTGCGDAYRAGLLYGIVNNFDWQTTGQLGSLMGSLKIAQRGGQNHQFSREEIGQYYFESFGTRIF, translated from the coding sequence ATGCGTACTTTGATTTGCGGTTCCATCGCTTACGACAATATTATGGTCTTCCCGGATCATTTTCAGAATCACATTCTGCCGGAGAAAATTCACGTATTGAATGTCGCATTTCTGGTGCCGGAAATGCGCCGTGAATTCGGCGGGTGCGCCGGTAATATCGCCTACAATCTCAAGATGCTGGGCGGCGAACCGGTGATGATGGCCACTGTCGGCGATGACTATGCACCTTATGACGCGCGGTTTAAACAATTGGATCTGACTCAGGAACATGTGCGGCATGTGCCGGATACTTTTACCGCGCAAGCTTTCATCACAACCGACTTGGCCGATAACCAGATCACCGCGTTTCATCCGGGTGCGATGAATTTTTCCCACCTAAATTCAGTGAAAGAGACACGTGATGTCCGTTTGGGTATTATCGCCCCGGATGGACGCGATGGCATGATGCAGCATGCGCGCGAATTTCATGAAGCCGGAATCCCGTTTGTATTCGATCCGGGGCAAGGATTGCCGATGTATAACGGTGAGGAATTGCTTGATTTCATCAACAAAGCCGATTACATCGCGGTCAACGACTACGAAGGGGAAATGCTGCAAGACCGTACCGGACGTAACCTGGAATCGTTGGCGAACAATGCCAAAGCGCTGATTATCACTTTGGGAGCGCAAGGCTCCCTGATCTATGCCGGTGAAAAAAAATACGAGATTCCCTGCGTTAAGCCGAAAGCGATTATCGATCCGACCGGCTGTGGCGATGCTTATCGCGCAGGTTTGTTGTACGGCATCGTCAATAATTTCGATTGGCAAACGACGGGGCAGCTCGGTTCACTGATGGGTTCCCTGAAAATCGCCCAGCGCGGTGGACAGAATCATCAATTTTCCCGTGAAGAGATTGGCCAGTATTACTTTGAAAGCTTTGGCACTCGCATTTTCTAA
- a CDS encoding endonuclease/exonuclease/phosphatase family protein: MKLLSWNIQWGRGMDGCVDLTRIVRIIRQLGDFDVICLQEVAINFPGLPGSHGENQVTGLAKLLPDYTVLYGIATDVPDSGGGRSQFGNAIFTRLPVGQVWRHLLPWRAELTTPSMQRVLIEAVVTADIGPLRILTTHLEYYSQRQRETQIDAIRSLHQEACAMSQRQLLNEERGGTFEVFSRPAQAILCGDLNFPATALEHMRILAPFNDGTPNFHDAWSVLHPGMSHTPTVGIHPVDFVAGPDCFDFVFITDGLVNRLSKYGTDAETEASDHQPVWVEFK; this comes from the coding sequence ATGAAATTACTCAGCTGGAATATTCAATGGGGTCGCGGAATGGATGGATGTGTCGATCTTACGCGTATCGTTCGGATAATACGCCAGCTTGGTGATTTCGATGTTATCTGTCTGCAGGAAGTTGCCATCAATTTCCCCGGTTTACCGGGCAGTCATGGTGAAAACCAGGTTACCGGGCTGGCCAAGCTGCTGCCTGATTACACCGTACTGTATGGCATTGCAACCGATGTACCGGATAGCGGTGGTGGACGCAGTCAATTTGGCAACGCTATTTTTACCCGTTTACCGGTTGGTCAGGTTTGGCGGCATTTATTGCCATGGCGAGCGGAACTGACAACACCCAGCATGCAACGGGTATTGATAGAAGCTGTCGTAACAGCCGACATCGGCCCGCTGCGCATCTTGACCACACACCTCGAGTACTATTCGCAACGTCAGCGGGAAACTCAAATCGATGCAATCCGGAGTTTGCACCAGGAAGCTTGCGCTATGTCGCAGCGTCAATTGCTTAATGAAGAACGGGGCGGAACATTTGAAGTTTTTTCCAGACCAGCACAAGCCATACTGTGCGGCGATCTCAATTTCCCCGCCACAGCATTGGAACATATGAGAATTCTTGCTCCTTTCAATGATGGTACGCCAAACTTTCACGATGCGTGGTCAGTATTACATCCCGGAATGTCGCATACACCAACCGTCGGGATTCATCCGGTGGACTTTGTTGCAGGTCCGGATTGCTTTGATTTTGTTTTTATCACCGACGGATTGGTAAATCGTCTTAGCAAATACGGCACCGATGCCGAAACGGAAGCTTCGGATCATCAACCGGTATGGGTGGAGTTCAAATGA